Proteins from one Mesoplasma sp. JKS002658 genomic window:
- a CDS encoding prolipoprotein diacylglyceryl transferase family protein: MKVVKITSSFFSQSQDLINWISLHGDPSNVRNLNGVIPAYPIFMFIGIILVIVASIIKMKTKRIPLRELELAIVITVPLGILGATIFGKAFIPGLVWYHVFFFWEPGMSLFGALGLGVAAGFVWFYRRSKVTMISVWVYADCILPNILLGQIIGRWGNMYNHEILGQVVSYESLGWLIGSIRDQLFYFPSELATLALPNGWGEIVANHGSNLDEAIQALIDAGLPSDQGETMKNLLTQPLQYREPLFLYESLSNSCLWLILTFIVPNLSRWFQPPLKYPWDVEPKAYPGWYNKKYKHLPESEISSMNSQKPIKYQRVLVGDDQTPELKLSFFNAWNKAYYWYESDEAETEKLLASQEQRSEKIQQVYQRVEGLSQQKTKRQNQAKQRFLNQSHQYDKGNAQFKKAKTTYHQELRTNRVEYQKAKQTQLASLGGFKRHFAANPDAKYLEQVNNPNHFWILRSGVISGGYLFGYLLIRIILETHRQASELFIQNTPIADYLVLSLILFLGIVLIVFAQGISPYKWRMVGWLYEKSY, from the coding sequence ATGAAGGTCGTGAAAATAACTAGTAGTTTTTTTAGTCAAAGTCAGGATTTAATTAATTGAATTAGTCTTCATGGTGATCCAAGTAATGTCAGAAACTTAAATGGAGTGATACCAGCCTATCCTATTTTTATGTTCATTGGAATTATCCTAGTAATCGTGGCTTCGATTATTAAAATGAAAACAAAACGCATTCCGTTAAGAGAGTTAGAATTGGCGATTGTGATTACTGTTCCTTTGGGAATTTTGGGAGCAACGATTTTTGGTAAGGCTTTTATTCCTGGATTAGTGTGGTATCACGTGTTTTTCTTTTGAGAACCAGGAATGAGTTTATTTGGTGCGTTAGGATTAGGAGTTGCTGCTGGTTTTGTCTGGTTTTATCGTCGGTCAAAAGTGACGATGATTTCAGTATGAGTATATGCTGATTGTATTTTACCAAATATCCTTTTAGGTCAAATTATTGGTCGGTGAGGAAACATGTATAACCACGAAATTTTAGGACAAGTAGTTAGTTATGAATCGTTAGGATGATTGATAGGTTCAATTCGAGACCAGTTATTTTACTTTCCTAGTGAATTAGCAACTTTGGCTTTACCTAACGGGTGAGGTGAAATTGTAGCTAATCATGGTTCTAATCTTGATGAAGCTATCCAAGCATTGATTGATGCAGGACTCCCTTCTGATCAAGGTGAAACAATGAAAAATCTTTTAACCCAACCCTTGCAATATCGTGAACCATTATTTTTGTATGAATCATTAAGTAATAGTTGCTTATGATTAATTCTTACTTTTATTGTTCCTAACCTTTCGCGCTGGTTCCAACCCCCCCTTAAGTATCCTTGAGATGTTGAACCAAAAGCATATCCAGGATGATATAACAAAAAATATAAACATTTGCCTGAAAGCGAAATTAGTAGCATGAACAGTCAAAAACCGATAAAATATCAGCGAGTACTGGTTGGTGACGATCAAACACCAGAACTCAAACTTTCGTTCTTTAATGCTTGAAACAAAGCTTATTATTGGTATGAGAGTGATGAGGCAGAAACCGAAAAACTCCTTGCTTCTCAAGAGCAACGCAGTGAGAAAATTCAACAAGTTTATCAACGAGTTGAAGGTTTAAGTCAGCAAAAAACTAAACGTCAAAATCAAGCAAAACAGAGGTTTTTAAATCAGTCTCATCAATATGATAAAGGGAATGCGCAATTTAAAAAAGCCAAAACTACTTATCATCAAGAATTAAGAACTAATCGAGTTGAATATCAGAAGGCTAAACAAACCCAATTGGCATCACTTGGTGGTTTTAAGCGTCATTTTGCTGCCAATCCTGATGCAAAGTACTTAGAACAAGTAAATAATCCAAATCACTTCTGAATTTTACGAAGTGGGGTTATTAGTGGTGGTTATCTCTTTGGTTATTTATTAATTCGGATTATTTTAGAAACTCATCGCCAAGCAAGTGAGTTGTTTATTCAAAATACTCCAATTGCTGATTATTTAGTTTTAAGTTTAATTCTTTTTCTAGGAATTGTGTTAATCGTTTTTGCTCAAGGGATTTCCCCTTATAAATGAAGAATGGTAGGTTGATTATATGAAAAATCTTACTAA
- a CDS encoding NAD(P)/FAD-dependent oxidoreductase, whose amino-acid sequence MKNLTNENQEKIYDVVIVGGGPAGLTAAIYAARAGLKVVILEKEVPGGKMVKTAEVENYPGFNSILGPDLAMRMYEQATSLGAEFEYDGVLHFTKRDDNLFEVHTLQPNTFYTKTLIIATGTLENKLGIPGEDRLYGKGVSYCAVCDGAFHKGGDVAVVGGGYSALSEGTYLTAFVKNLYVFVRKDHFKADEFQVSLLKEKPGVHFIMNTVVEEIIGTDKVEAIKTKNLITGEVKEVKVQAVFPYIGSKPITDFIHSELNLKDDQGYLKVNADMSTIIPGLFGAGDVREVPLRQIAIASGDGALAGQMAVEYIQNLG is encoded by the coding sequence ATGAAAAATCTTACTAATGAAAATCAAGAAAAAATTTATGATGTAGTTATTGTTGGGGGTGGTCCTGCTGGTTTAACTGCGGCAATCTATGCTGCTAGAGCAGGATTAAAGGTTGTTATTTTAGAAAAAGAAGTTCCTGGAGGAAAAATGGTTAAAACTGCTGAAGTTGAAAACTACCCAGGATTTAATTCAATCCTTGGTCCTGATTTAGCGATGCGGATGTATGAACAGGCCACTAGTTTAGGAGCTGAATTTGAGTATGATGGTGTGCTTCATTTTACTAAACGGGATGATAACTTGTTTGAAGTCCACACTCTTCAACCAAACACTTTTTATACTAAAACCTTAATTATTGCTACAGGAACCTTAGAAAACAAGTTAGGCATTCCTGGTGAAGACCGCTTATATGGTAAAGGTGTCAGTTATTGTGCGGTGTGTGATGGTGCTTTTCACAAAGGTGGCGATGTTGCTGTGGTTGGTGGAGGTTACTCTGCTTTAAGTGAAGGAACTTATTTAACTGCTTTTGTCAAAAACTTGTATGTCTTTGTGCGCAAGGATCATTTTAAAGCTGATGAATTTCAAGTTAGTTTATTAAAAGAAAAACCAGGGGTCCACTTTATTATGAATACGGTGGTAGAAGAAATCATTGGTACTGATAAAGTCGAAGCAATAAAAACAAAAAATTTAATCACTGGTGAGGTAAAGGAAGTTAAAGTTCAAGCAGTTTTCCCTTATATTGGTTCAAAACCAATTACTGATTTTATCCATTCTGAACTTAACTTAAAAGATGACCAAGGTTATTTAAAAGTTAATGCGGATATGTCAACAATTATTCCGGGGTTATTTGGTGCTGGAGATGTGCGCGAAGTACCCTTACGTCAGATTGCCATCGCTTCTGGAGACGGAGCGTTAGCGGGACAAATGGCTGTGGAGTACATTCAAAACTTGGGATAA
- a CDS encoding prolipoprotein diacylglyceryl transferase family protein, which translates to MIDWTQGDNWQDPGTWTVSSDYGGWFHVYAFTMTLGMILAVGYSAFKFWKKGIPVTQLAWGVIAIIPMSLFGASIFGKLNADGPGVNANGVGFWGLFAFWHAGMAIHGGVYVGTLTGLIVYGIMGRYTKVSLWTYMDCIIPNILLGQGIGRWGNFFNHEVMGPPVGSVSSNPLSWLPHYIQVNTQWRYTGATGQIINGINLQNGQVYQMAPIFFYESIALFIVWGLITFVLPNIGKWIGSKPWKKLPKEYHFNAGQGWLNFIMPWKYSAKQLVKHPERNQSYFVIWNQAFYKKLETDQKPTYEKEIAKINHKSASLTSRRYHSGRTLIKANNPQKYWITKVGAEAGGYFLAWNIIRFALELQRPYDHLFIMYEKTLSLVIIMVTAGLGLLMMILSQNVIAWFFRQPNKLYEKEYFEASHLDKAYFYYLRKWLNLNKTSQPKSRKKQTNSSKQEQIKQRKKISKEDKAAQKLAKMQKKKTND; encoded by the coding sequence GTGATTGATTGAACTCAAGGTGATAACTGACAAGATCCAGGAACCTGAACAGTTAGTTCTGATTATGGGGGATGGTTTCATGTCTATGCGTTTACGATGACTCTGGGAATGATTCTTGCAGTTGGTTATAGTGCGTTTAAGTTTTGAAAAAAAGGTATTCCTGTCACTCAATTGGCATGAGGAGTGATTGCGATTATTCCTATGTCGCTATTTGGAGCTTCAATTTTTGGAAAGCTAAACGCTGATGGTCCTGGAGTTAATGCTAATGGAGTTGGATTTTGAGGATTATTTGCCTTTTGACACGCAGGAATGGCTATTCATGGTGGGGTTTATGTTGGAACTTTAACTGGTTTAATTGTTTATGGAATTATGGGTCGTTACACTAAAGTTTCTTTATGAACTTATATGGACTGTATCATTCCCAACATCTTGTTAGGGCAAGGTATTGGGCGGTGAGGAAACTTCTTTAACCACGAAGTGATGGGACCACCAGTGGGATCGGTATCTAGCAACCCACTTTCTTGGTTACCTCATTATATTCAAGTGAATACGCAATGAAGATATACTGGAGCAACTGGTCAAATAATTAACGGAATTAATTTGCAAAATGGTCAAGTTTATCAAATGGCACCAATCTTCTTCTATGAATCAATTGCTTTATTTATTGTTTGGGGTTTAATTACTTTTGTTTTGCCAAATATTGGGAAATGAATTGGCTCTAAACCTTGAAAAAAACTTCCTAAAGAATATCACTTTAATGCTGGGCAAGGATGATTAAACTTTATTATGCCTTGAAAATATTCAGCTAAACAATTGGTTAAACACCCAGAACGAAACCAAAGTTATTTTGTAATTTGAAACCAAGCTTTTTATAAAAAACTTGAAACTGATCAAAAACCAACCTATGAGAAAGAGATTGCTAAAATTAATCATAAGAGCGCTAGTTTAACTTCGCGTCGTTATCATAGTGGAAGAACTTTAATTAAAGCAAACAATCCCCAAAAGTACTGGATTACTAAGGTTGGAGCAGAGGCTGGAGGGTACTTCTTAGCTTGAAATATCATCAGATTTGCTTTAGAGTTGCAACGACCTTACGACCACTTGTTTATCATGTATGAAAAGACATTATCGTTAGTAATTATTATGGTGACAGCAGGACTGGGACTATTAATGATGATTCTTAGTCAAAATGTGATTGCTTGATTCTTCCGTCAACCAAATAAGTTGTATGAAAAAGAATACTTTGAAGCATCTCATCTTGATAAAGCGTACTTTTATTATTTGAGAAAATGATTGAACTTGAACAAAACTTCACAACCAAAGTCAAGAAAGAAGCAAACTAATTCAAGTAAACAAGAACAAATCAAACAGAGAAAAAAAATTTCTAAAGAAGATAAGGCAGCGCAAAAACTTGCTAAAATGCAAAAAAAGAAAACTAATGATTAG
- the whiA gene encoding DNA-binding protein WhiA, which produces MSFALEVKEEIVSHTFSDAQEQAFLCGFIKYNGELIYSDNLLKLHISTISNKIARTLLTFVKKHYQGEVLISITQSQTLKKQKVYHLTLNGEVKNFLIQLNIIDTRQSKVIVLDQEILSHSDLLRSYVAGMFVAIGSVNAPQSYYHLELRFRENADALYFQSLMDNQGFNFKLLNRKNQIYLTYLKKASLISDFLKFIDAGLSVMKFENERISRDMVNSINRISNIDISNQAKVLKTAEEQVKQITYIKQHHQMQKLSEKANVLANLRLRFPESSYVELESEMQKKGFVITKSGIANLFKNIEKLYHEIYKDD; this is translated from the coding sequence ATGTCATTTGCTTTAGAAGTTAAAGAAGAAATTGTTTCTCATACTTTCAGTGACGCTCAAGAACAAGCTTTTTTGTGTGGTTTTATTAAATACAACGGTGAGTTGATTTATTCTGATAACTTATTAAAGCTGCACATTAGCACGATTAGTAACAAGATTGCGCGAACTTTATTAACTTTTGTCAAAAAACACTATCAAGGTGAGGTTTTAATTTCAATTACTCAATCTCAAACTTTAAAGAAACAAAAAGTTTATCATTTAACTTTAAATGGTGAAGTGAAAAACTTTTTAATCCAATTAAACATCATTGATACTAGACAAAGTAAGGTTATTGTCCTTGATCAAGAAATTCTTAGTCATTCTGATTTATTACGTTCATATGTGGCGGGAATGTTTGTAGCGATTGGTTCAGTTAATGCGCCCCAGTCTTATTACCATTTGGAGTTAAGATTTCGAGAAAATGCTGATGCGCTTTATTTTCAAAGTTTAATGGACAATCAGGGTTTTAATTTTAAACTGTTAAACCGTAAAAATCAGATTTATCTGACTTATTTAAAGAAAGCATCCTTGATTTCTGATTTTTTGAAATTTATTGATGCAGGATTAAGTGTAATGAAATTTGAAAACGAACGCATTTCACGAGACATGGTTAATAGCATTAACCGAATTTCTAATATTGATATTTCTAACCAAGCAAAGGTGTTAAAAACTGCTGAAGAACAAGTAAAACAAATTACTTACATTAAACAACACCATCAAATGCAAAAGTTAAGCGAGAAAGCAAATGTTTTAGCAAATTTAAGGTTAAGATTTCCTGAATCGTCATATGTGGAGTTAGAGAGTGAGATGCAAAAAAAAGGTTTTGTGATTACTAAGTCTGGGATTGCTAATCTTTTTAAAAACATTGAAAAACTTTATCACGAAATTTATAAAGATGATTAG
- a CDS encoding helix-turn-helix domain-containing protein: MTKEIKKEDIVGILGQNMRNLRTKENITQEELSFRSGLHRNYISDTERGTRNISLKAVEKIAKGLNVELAELFKKG, encoded by the coding sequence ATGACTAAAGAAATAAAAAAAGAAGACATCGTCGGGATTCTTGGTCAAAATATGCGAAACCTCCGAACTAAGGAAAACATTACTCAAGAAGAATTGAGTTTTCGTTCAGGATTACACCGCAATTACATCTCTGATACTGAACGGGGAACTAGAAATATTTCTCTAAAAGCAGTTGAAAAGATTGCTAAGGGATTAAATGTTGAGTTAGCTGAGCTTTTTAAAAAAGGATAA
- the secG gene encoding preprotein translocase subunit SecG, which translates to MGALLASNGANYTANRIILGFEIAIMIVAVAMIVIGLLQNKKSQTGLSALNGGNEELFTNSKERGADKVFSIWMLSLGIVFFVITLVICILTNTILK; encoded by the coding sequence ATGGGCGCATTATTAGCAAGTAATGGGGCAAATTATACGGCAAATCGAATTATTTTAGGGTTTGAAATTGCGATTATGATTGTTGCTGTAGCCATGATTGTAATTGGTTTATTACAGAATAAAAAATCACAAACTGGTTTAAGTGCATTAAATGGTGGAAACGAAGAGTTATTTACCAATTCTAAAGAACGTGGTGCAGATAAGGTCTTTTCAATCTGGATGTTGTCTTTAGGAATAGTTTTCTTTGTCATCACTTTAGTTATATGTATCTTAACAAACACTATTTTAAAGTAG
- the rnr gene encoding ribonuclease R, translating to MMETKIINLLKKHEKKLPLTILERNLKANSNELLNLLKEMDEQNLIALTPDFNVYLIDQEPYFKGHVKMHPKGFGFVTNFHDLEGDDFFIPPVNLNNAISGDVVVYRIQKDNYQEHDPAIPPRFKAGVAEVSSREKEFLVGELKKSSDERFLDLIPTDQSLSSFRVVMVNKKDFHLDANLLLKAKILRSEGRKLFVRIIKVIGNALKASDRIIAIAEEFNIKIDFNKNTLNEAQKVALTPDNQSEELNKRTKQSLIGKTMVTIDGVDSKDLDDSIGVEKIDDQHYRLTVAIADVAHYVQPKTFLDKEALMRGNSTYLVDTVIPMLPEVLSNGVCSLNPNEKKFVLVCEMVFDLTGKMVEKQIYESVMISVGRLNYNQVNEYYATKTISASKEVQTMLNHAFELHHILNKERIARGTINFEIREPKVILDDNANVVEISSRTSGESEKLIENFMVSANEAVATTIYEKELPFIYRNHGRPEAEKLLEWYATLINFGIDVKLTDKQKLDPKNLNHTLKQIDQQITDSLEVELLNLSLLRYMDKAKYGLINIGHFGLASKCYTHFTSPIRRYSDLIVHRYLKQYLVKQETDAWKLEQNAAFVEKASLIINDTEQSSIDTEREVIKVCMVEYMQDKVGQEFIGVVVTALKFGTFIQLENMVEGLVHISEFPQGTSYNEKSQSLITPQNKIYKMGDKVKVKLIKADLPTRKIDFQFVN from the coding sequence ATGATGGAAACCAAAATTATTAATTTATTAAAGAAACATGAGAAGAAGCTGCCTTTAACGATTTTAGAGCGAAACTTAAAGGCTAATTCAAACGAGCTTTTGAATCTTTTAAAAGAAATGGATGAGCAAAATCTGATTGCTTTAACTCCCGATTTTAATGTTTATTTAATTGATCAAGAACCTTACTTTAAGGGTCATGTTAAAATGCATCCCAAAGGTTTTGGATTTGTGACAAATTTTCACGATTTAGAGGGTGATGATTTTTTTATTCCCCCAGTAAATTTAAATAATGCCATTAGTGGTGATGTTGTTGTTTATCGAATTCAAAAAGATAATTATCAAGAACACGATCCTGCCATTCCACCCCGATTTAAAGCAGGTGTAGCTGAAGTTTCTAGTCGAGAAAAAGAATTTTTGGTTGGAGAATTAAAAAAATCAAGCGATGAAAGGTTTCTTGATTTAATCCCAACTGATCAAAGTTTAAGTTCGTTTCGAGTAGTAATGGTTAACAAAAAAGATTTTCACTTAGATGCAAATTTATTGTTAAAGGCAAAGATTTTACGGAGTGAAGGTCGCAAGTTGTTTGTCAGAATTATTAAAGTTATTGGTAATGCTTTAAAAGCATCAGACCGAATCATTGCGATTGCTGAAGAATTCAACATCAAGATTGATTTTAATAAAAATACTTTAAATGAAGCACAAAAGGTTGCTCTAACTCCTGATAACCAAAGTGAAGAATTGAATAAGAGAACCAAGCAAAGTTTGATTGGTAAAACGATGGTGACAATTGATGGGGTTGACTCTAAGGATTTGGATGATTCAATTGGGGTTGAAAAAATTGATGACCAACATTATCGCTTAACTGTCGCAATTGCTGATGTTGCGCACTATGTTCAACCAAAAACCTTCTTAGACAAAGAGGCGTTAATGCGGGGAAATTCAACTTATTTGGTCGATACTGTGATTCCGATGCTTCCAGAGGTTTTATCTAATGGAGTTTGTTCATTAAACCCAAATGAAAAGAAGTTTGTTCTGGTTTGTGAAATGGTTTTTGACTTAACGGGAAAAATGGTTGAGAAACAAATTTATGAAAGCGTCATGATTTCAGTTGGCCGCTTAAATTACAATCAGGTAAATGAGTATTATGCTACAAAAACGATTAGTGCTAGTAAAGAAGTCCAAACAATGCTAAATCATGCTTTTGAATTGCACCACATTTTAAATAAAGAGCGAATTGCTCGTGGCACAATCAACTTTGAAATTCGTGAACCTAAAGTTATTTTAGATGATAATGCCAATGTTGTGGAGATTAGTTCACGAACAAGTGGAGAAAGTGAAAAGTTGATTGAGAACTTTATGGTAAGTGCCAACGAAGCGGTTGCTACAACAATTTATGAAAAAGAATTACCTTTTATTTACCGAAATCATGGTCGTCCTGAAGCTGAAAAATTATTAGAATGGTATGCTACTTTAATTAACTTTGGAATTGATGTAAAGTTAACTGATAAACAAAAACTTGATCCTAAAAACTTGAATCATACACTAAAGCAAATCGATCAACAGATTACTGATTCTTTAGAAGTAGAACTCTTAAACCTAAGTTTGTTGCGATACATGGACAAAGCAAAGTATGGTTTAATTAACATTGGTCATTTTGGTTTAGCTTCGAAGTGCTACACGCACTTTACTTCGCCAATTCGTCGCTACAGTGATTTAATTGTTCACCGTTATTTGAAACAATATTTAGTTAAACAAGAAACTGATGCTTGAAAATTAGAGCAAAATGCTGCTTTTGTGGAAAAAGCGAGTTTAATCATTAATGATACTGAACAAAGTTCAATTGATACTGAACGTGAAGTGATTAAGGTTTGCATGGTGGAATATATGCAAGATAAAGTGGGTCAAGAATTCATTGGTGTGGTAGTAACAGCTTTAAAGTTTGGTACTTTTATTCAGTTAGAAAATATGGTCGAAGGTTTAGTGCATATTTCTGAATTTCCTCAGGGAACCTCTTATAATGAAAAGAGTCAAAGTTTAATTACTCCCCAAAATAAGATTTACAAGATGGGAGATAAGGTTAAAGTTAAACTAATAAAAGCGGATTTACCAACTCGCAAAATTGATTTCCAGTTTGTTAATTAG
- the smpB gene encoding SsrA-binding protein SmpB produces the protein MGMKIIVTNKKARFNYEVIDSVEAGISLTGSEVKSIRQGDVSINEAFVLIRKQEVFIINMNIKRYEHSTNTPTKLDPSRTRKLLLHKTEINRLLKRVQEEKLTLVPGKLYWTNNRVKLEVILGKGKKLHDKRQTIKERDSQREINKGYKR, from the coding sequence ATGGGTATGAAAATTATTGTCACTAATAAAAAGGCACGGTTTAATTACGAAGTGATTGATAGTGTTGAGGCAGGAATTAGTTTAACTGGTAGTGAAGTAAAATCAATTCGCCAAGGTGATGTTTCAATTAATGAAGCGTTTGTTTTAATTCGAAAACAAGAAGTGTTTATTATTAATATGAATATTAAAAGATATGAACATTCTACTAATACCCCTACTAAGTTAGATCCTAGTCGCACTAGAAAATTATTGTTACATAAAACAGAAATTAACCGTTTATTAAAAAGGGTTCAAGAAGAAAAATTAACTCTAGTTCCTGGAAAGTTATATTGAACTAATAATCGGGTTAAATTAGAGGTTATTTTAGGAAAAGGAAAGAAACTTCACGACAAACGTCAAACAATTAAAGAACGCGATTCTCAACGAGAAATTAATAAGGGTTATAAACGATAG
- a CDS encoding ASCH domain-containing protein, which produces MCKILISINPEYVEKILSGEKKYEFRKINPKRKVDKLIIYETYPLMKVVAEAEVKTTLYDSLETIWNITKEFSGISKDFFDDYYINKEKALAFELIKVKKFPNPKDLSDYNIKVAPQSFIYLD; this is translated from the coding sequence ATGTGTAAAATTTTAATTTCAATCAATCCTGAATATGTTGAAAAAATTTTAAGTGGTGAAAAGAAATACGAATTTCGCAAGATTAATCCGAAACGAAAAGTTGATAAACTTATTATTTATGAAACCTATCCTTTAATGAAAGTGGTTGCTGAAGCGGAAGTTAAAACAACACTTTACGATTCTTTAGAAACTATTTGAAACATAACAAAAGAGTTTTCTGGAATTAGCAAAGATTTTTTTGATGATTATTACATTAATAAAGAAAAGGCATTAGCATTTGAATTGATAAAGGTTAAAAAGTTTCCAAATCCTAAAGATTTGAGTGATTACAACATTAAAGTTGCTCCTCAATCTTTCATCTATTTAGACTAA
- the mgtE gene encoding magnesium transporter — MKELSELTLEIQKVLQTRDKKRINKLFNTYQDVDIASALNQLDDEAEIIATFELINKKYQTTLFPYLNLETQELLVKNLNNNDLKLLVNNIYSDDLVDLIDDLHKDDVKKVLDLTSAEKRLELNNILQHDEQTAGGIMSVNFLKLPQTLTVSEAIKAVQAVHDKVENVDDLFIVDDFETLVGQIQLKDLLFNDSEAKLETIMNTAVVSTKIDKDQEEVAQVFKRYDLNSLPVVTLDNKLAGVIAIDDVVDVIERETTEDLQRFAGITPFNDDDPFKQRIGGMFLSRLIWLGGGMLFATIVQILLVVFFNDYGLNLADLGTVNDAKYGAIYLYVPLVFVLMGVCGIGVNQSTSNVVRALSINDDHKKLRRLVFKEMLTSLIVSVVMVVLNILRLVIFYAIQFNDIKSQGLWDAVLASSVTLILGILLSGLLGSLLPIGAKKLKRDPSLVSSPLMIGIITIVVCAIFFGLGLAFY; from the coding sequence ATGAAAGAATTGAGCGAACTCACTTTAGAGATCCAAAAAGTTTTACAAACCCGTGATAAAAAAAGAATTAATAAGTTATTTAACACGTACCAAGATGTTGACATTGCTAGTGCTTTAAACCAGTTAGATGATGAAGCTGAGATTATTGCTACTTTTGAATTGATTAATAAGAAATATCAAACTACCTTATTTCCTTATTTAAACTTAGAAACTCAAGAATTATTGGTAAAGAATTTAAATAACAATGATTTAAAGCTTTTAGTTAACAATATTTATAGTGATGACTTGGTTGATTTAATTGATGATTTACACAAAGATGATGTTAAAAAAGTTCTTGATTTAACTAGTGCTGAAAAGCGCTTAGAATTAAACAATATTCTTCAACACGACGAACAAACTGCTGGAGGGATTATGAGTGTTAACTTTTTAAAGTTACCCCAAACTTTGACAGTCTCAGAAGCAATTAAAGCAGTCCAAGCTGTTCATGATAAGGTTGAAAATGTTGATGATTTATTCATTGTTGATGACTTTGAAACTTTGGTAGGACAAATCCAGCTGAAAGACCTACTGTTCAATGATAGTGAAGCTAAGTTGGAAACCATTATGAATACAGCAGTAGTTTCAACAAAAATTGATAAAGACCAAGAAGAAGTTGCTCAAGTTTTTAAACGTTATGATTTGAATAGTTTGCCTGTAGTTACTCTTGATAATAAGTTAGCAGGAGTAATTGCGATTGATGATGTGGTTGATGTAATCGAACGAGAAACTACTGAAGATCTACAACGTTTTGCTGGGATTACACCATTCAACGATGATGATCCTTTCAAACAAAGAATTGGGGGAATGTTTCTTTCTCGTTTAATTTGACTGGGTGGGGGAATGTTGTTTGCCACGATTGTGCAAATTTTATTAGTCGTTTTTTTCAATGACTATGGCTTAAATCTCGCTGATTTAGGAACAGTTAATGATGCTAAGTATGGGGCTATTTATTTGTATGTTCCGTTAGTTTTTGTTTTAATGGGAGTTTGTGGAATTGGTGTGAACCAATCAACAAGTAATGTTGTTCGCGCGTTGTCAATTAATGATGATCATAAAAAACTGCGTCGTTTAGTCTTTAAAGAAATGTTAACTTCTTTAATTGTTAGTGTTGTGATGGTTGTTTTAAATATCTTACGATTAGTAATCTTCTATGCAATTCAATTCAATGACATCAAAAGTCAAGGTTTATGAGATGCGGTTTTAGCCAGCAGTGTGACTTTGATTCTTGGTATTCTTTTAAGTGGATTATTAGGATCGCTATTACCAATTGGGGCTAAAAAACTCAAACGTGATCCTTCATTAGTTTCTTCTCCACTAATGATTGGCATTATTACTATTGTTGTTTGTGCGATTTTCTTTGGTTTAGGACTAGCATTTTACTAA